One window from the genome of Mugil cephalus isolate CIBA_MC_2020 chromosome 23, CIBA_Mcephalus_1.1, whole genome shotgun sequence encodes:
- the LOC125001211 gene encoding cytosolic phospholipase A2 zeta-like: MDDLNGLILGEKETVSYLTLNVTILRAKTKSYDYFSKSDCYVTLSLPTASTSTRRTKTISNNNKPEWNESFTFRVPRQLKNVLEMNLFDKDSLSADDLISTVNFDITKLTVGKTETKVFPLNPETKGELVIEFELLLSEETHDYVTNGILMAGPFSALHIQVDKPTNCDVLDGKVLKIKGAYPENQTIHSEDQSLCFYINRDLETELELATDADAEPVASIKLPPLQAQNTGKVSLVVDKDTVDFALATDEGTKKDLFARIDYDIPTQEKEYLQKRKAVVAQAVEKVLGLNTRLRSGEVPNVAVVSSGGGSRAMTGLFGSLRALKELGILDAATYITGVSGSTWTMSALCQEANWSQQDINTFISAIRENLGRSELSLFSWKELYYYYSELKKKADDGYSVSAVDLFGLVCEKLIFGKKLTSTLSDQQKTVNEGQNPFPIYTAVNIKDVVDCETEKEWCEFTPCEVGLQKYGAFIPSESLGSQFLLGHKIKEHSQIRLPYLIGIWSSFFSTSISELLDAVMQNPDDSNASMEEDESTRGDDSEALETRNLSTASTCSSLNELLKDRPIISEMHNFTHGFFLRSNYDKYSHFQAQKENHPDAFPYKLTPSDPILHLADSALDINIGCPPILRPERDVDVIISLNYAWDRQDMLKVIKDTTEYCKERNIPFPNADYDSLEKEPTKEVYILEDKENPKAPIVIHFPLVNRTYRDYKSPGVKRVTEEEIEAGKVDVDSENSPYTTINLCYSNEDFDALVDLTTYNILNNKESIHEVLQKALQRRASKIKK, translated from the exons ATGGACGATCTCAACGGACTCATATTGGGG GAGAAGGAAACTGTCTCCTACTTGACCCTGAATGTCACCATCCTGAGGGCCAAAACTAAGTCTTACGACTACT tCTCTAAATCTGACTGCTATGTCACACTCTCACTCCCTACGGCGTCAACGAGCACCAGGCGTACGAAAACTATTTCGAACAATAACAAACCTGAGTGGAATGAAAGCTTCACCTTCAGGGTCCCCAGACAATTGAAA AATGTCCTGGAGATGAACCTGTTTGATAAGGATTCTTTGAGTGCTGATGACCTGATTTCCACGGTTAACTTTGACATCACAAAGCTCACTGTGGGGAAGACGGAGACCAAGGTGTTTCCTTTAAACCCTGAG ACAAAGGGTGAACTTGTCATTGAGTTTGAGCTCCTTTTGAG TGAGGAGACACATGATTATGTCACTAACGGCATCCTGATG gcTGGCCCATTCTCAGCCTTGCATATCCAAGTTGACAAGCCAACAAATTGTGATG TGCTTGATGGAAAGGTGCTGAAAATAAAGGGCGCCTACCCAGAAAACCAGACAATACATTCAGAGGACCAGAGCCTGTGTTTCTACATCAACAGAGACCTGGAAACTGAACTTGAACTGGCA ACTGATGCCGATGCAGAACCTGTTGCTTCCATCAAGCTGCCTCCACTACAGGCCCAAAATACAGGAAAAGTCTCTCTAGTCGTTGACAAG GATACAGTGGATTTTGCTTTAGCAACAGATGAAGG CACGAAGAAAGATCTTTTCGCTCGCATTGACTACGACATCCCAACACAAGAGAAAGAATATCTGCAGAAGAGGAAGGCCGTAGTGGCGCAAGCTGTGGAGAAGGTTTTAGGCCTCAACACTCGACTTCGATCCGGTGAG GTGCCAAATGTAGCAGTGGTGTCTTCAGGTGGAGGATCTAGAGCCATGACGGGCCTGTTTGGTAGTCTGAGGGCCCTGAAGGAACTCGGCATCCTGGATGCTGCCACGTACATCACTGGAGTGTCTGGATCCACCTG GACTATGTCTGCTTTGTGTCAGGAAGCTAATTGGTCACAGCAGGACATCAACACCTTCATCTCAGCAATAAGGGAAAATCTCGGCAGGTCAGAGCTGAGCCTTTTCAGTTGGAAGGAATTATACTATTACTATTCAGAGCTGAAAAAGAAAGCTGATGACGGCTACTCTGTGTCGGCCGTTGATTTGTTTGGCCTGGTCTGTGAGAAACTCATTTTTGGGAAG AAACTGACCAGTACCCTGTCAGACCAGCAGAAGACAGTGAATGAAGGTCAAAACCCTTTCCCTATATACACTGCTGTCAACATAAAGGATGTTGTAGACTGTGAAACTGAAAAGG AGTGGTGCGAGTTCACCCCCTGCGAGGTGGGCCTTCAAAAATATGGGGCTTTCATCCCCAGTGAGTCCTTAGGAAGCCAGTTCCTCCTCGGCCATAAGATCAAGGAACACTCACAGATCCGCCTGCCTTATCTGATTG GAATATGGAGCAGTTTCTTCTCTACGAGCATATCCGAACTTTTGGATGCCGTTATGCAAAATCCAGATGATTCGAATGCCTCGATGGAAGAAGATGAGAGCACCAGAG GAGATGACTCAGAAGCACTTGAAACCAGAAATTTATCAACAGCGTCAACTTGCAGTTCACTTAATGAACTCCTCAAGGATCGTCCAATCATCTCTGAGATGCACAATTTCACGCATGGTTTCTTCCTGCGTTCAAACTACGATAAATACAGCCACTTCCAGGCACAAAAag AGAACCACCCGGATGCCTTCCCATACAAGCTGACCCCCAGTGACCCCATTCTACACTTGGCTGATTCTGCCCTAGACATCAACATTGGCTGTCCACCGATCCTGCGACCAGAGAGAGACGTTGATGTCATCATAAGCCTGAACTATGCATGGGACCGGCAGGACATGCtcaaa GTCATTAAGGATACAACAGAATACTGCAAAGAACGCAACATCCCCTTCCCCAATGCTGACTATGACAGTCTGGAAAAAGAGCCTACAAAGGAAGTCTACATTCTGGAGGATAAGGAGAATCCCAAGGCTCCCATAGTGATTCACTTCCCTCTTGTCAACAGGACATACAGAGACTACAAAAGTCCTG GTGTGAAACGTGTGACTGAGGAGGAAATAGAAGCTGGGAAGGTAGACGTGGACAGTGAGAACTCTCCATACACCACCATCAACCTGTGCTACTCCAATGAGGATTTCGATGCTCTGGTGGACCTCACCACTTACAACATCCTGAATAACAAGGAGAGCATCCATGAGGTCCTCCAGAAGGCCCTGCAGAGGAGGGCGTCAAAGATAAAGAAATAG
- the LOC125001212 gene encoding cytosolic phospholipase A2 beta-like — MDNLGLMLGKKETVSFLTLNVTILRAKTKSYDYFSKADCYVTLSLPTASTRTWRTKTIWNNNKPEWNETFTFRVPRQLKNVLEMNLFDEDSYHADDLISTVNFDITKLTVGKKETKVFPLKSETTSELEVQFELLLSKDTCDYVTNGILMAAPFSALHIKVDKPRSCDVLDGKVLKIKGAFPENQTIDSQDQSLCFYINRDLETELELTDVDVEPVASIKLPPLQARNTGKVSVVVDKDTVDFALATDEGTKNRLFARIAYDIPKQEKQYLQKRKAVVAQAVKKILGLNTRLQSNEVPTVAVVASGGGTRAMTGLFGSLRGLKELGVLDAATYITGVSGSTWTMSALYQEANWSQQDINTFISAVRENLNRSIPSLFHWEELYYYYSELSQKADDGYSVSAVDLFGLVCEKLIFGKKLNSTLSDQQKTVNRGQNPFPIYTAVNIKDVVDCETEKEWCEFTPYEVGLQKYGAFIPSEALGSQFLLGHKIKEHSQLRLPYLIGIWSSFFSASISEILDTVMQNPDDLNDSMEEDESNRDDSTPETRNLSRASTFSSLTELVKGRPVISEMHNFTHGFFLHSNYDKHSFFKAYKENHPDAFPNKLTPSDPILRLADCALAINIGCPPILRPERDVDVIISLNYSWEPQDMLNVNKKMTMPFGPGLVYKIPNP, encoded by the exons ATGGACAATCTTGGACTCATGTTGGGG aagaaagaaaccGTCTCCTTCTTGACCCTGAATGTCACCATCCTGAGGGCCAAAACCAAATCTTACGACTACT TCTCTAAAGCTGACTGCTATGTCACACTCTCACTCCCTACGGCTTCAACGAGGACCTGGCGCACGAAAACTATttggaacaacaacaaacctgAGTGGAATGAAACCTTCACCTTCAGGGTCCCCAGACAATTGAAA AATGTCCTGGAGATGAACCTGTTTGATGAAGATTCTTATCATGCTGATGACCTGATTTCCACGGTTAACTTTGACATCACAAAGCTCACTGTGGGGAAGAAGGAGACCAAGGTGTTTCCTTTAAAGTCTGAG ACAACGAGTGAACTTGAGGTTCAGTTTGAGCTCCTTTTGAG TAAGGACACGTGTGATTATGTCACCAACGGCATCCTGATG GCTGCCCCATTCTCTGCCTTGCATATCAAAGTTGACAAGCCAAGAAGCTGTGATG TGCTTGATGGGAAAGTGCTGAAAATAAAGGGTGCCTTCCCAGAAAATCAGACAATAGATTCACAAGACCAGAGCCTGTGTTTCTATATCAACAGAGACCTGGAGACTGAACTTGAACTG ACTGATGTCGATGTAGAACCTGTTGCTTCCATTAAGCTGCCTCCACTACAGGCGCGAAATACGGGAAAAGTCTCTGTAGTCGTTGACAAG GACACAGTGGATTTTGCTCTAGCAACAGATGAAGG CACAAAGAACCGTCTTTTTGCTCGTATTGCCTACGACATCCCGAAACAAGAGAAACAATACCTGCAGAAGAGGAAGGCCGTAGTGGCGCAAGCTGTGAAGAAGATTTTGGGCCTAAACACTCGACTCCAATCCAATGAG GTGCCAACTGTAGCAGTGGTGGCTTCAGGTGGAGGAACTAGAGCAATGACGGGCCTGTTTGGTAGTCTGAGGGGCCTGAAGGAACTCGGCGTCCTGGATGCTGCCACATACATCACTGGAGTGTCTGGATCCACCTG GACTATGTCTGCTTTGTATCAGGAAGCTAACTGGTCACAGCAGGACATCAACACCTTCATCTCAGCAGTAAGGGAAAATCTCAACAGGTCGATTCCAAGCCTTTTCCATTGGGAGGAATTATACTATTACTATTCAGAGCTGTCACAGAAAGCTGATGACGGCTACTCTGTGTCGGCCGTTGATTTGTTCGGCCTGGTTTGTGAGAAACTCATTTTTGGGAAG AAACTGAACAGTACCCTGTCAGACCAGCAGAAGACAGTGAATAGAGGTCAAAACCCTTTCCCTATATACACTGCTGTCAACATAAAGGACGTTGTAGACTGTGAAACTGAAAAGG AGTGGTGCGAGTTCACCCCCTACGAGGTGGGCCTTCAAAAATATGGGGCTTTCATCCCCAGTGAGGCCTTAGGAAGCCAGTTCCTCCTCGGCCATAAGATCAAGGAACACTCACAGCTCCGCCTGCCTTATCTGATTG GAATATGGAGCAGTTTCTTCTCTGCGAGCATATCCGAAATTTTGGACACCGTTATGCAAAATCCAGACGATTTGAATGACTCCATGGAAGAAGATGAGAGCAACAGAG ATGACTCAACACCTGAAACCAGAAATTTATCGAGAGCATCAACTTTCAGTTCACTTACTGAACTTGTCAAGGGTCGTCCAGTCATCTCTGAGATGCACAATTTCACACATGGTTTCTTCCTGCACTCAAACTATGATAAACACAGCTTCTTCAAGGCATAtaaag AGAACCACCCGGATGCCTTCCCAAACAAGCTGACCCCCAGTGACCCCATTCTGCGTTTGGCTGATTGTGCTCTAGCCATCAACATCGGCTGTCCACCAATCCTGCGGCCAGAGAGAGATGTGGACGTCATCATAAGCCTGAACTACTCGTGGGAACCGCAGGACATGCTCAATGTAAACAAAAAGATGACAATGCCTTTCGGACCAGGTCTTGTTTACAAAATCCCAAATCCTTAA